The proteins below are encoded in one region of Bremerella sp. P1:
- a CDS encoding histidine triad nucleotide-binding protein: protein MSEKTIFKRIIDKEIPADIIYEDDHCLAFMDIAPKAPTHVLIIPKKEIATVDDVADEDAALIGHMWLVIRNLARDLGLEEGYRVIVNCKEAGGQEVPHLHYHLLGGRQMTWPPG from the coding sequence ATGTCGGAAAAGACGATCTTCAAGCGAATCATCGACAAAGAAATCCCAGCGGACATTATCTACGAAGACGACCACTGTCTGGCGTTCATGGACATCGCTCCCAAAGCTCCGACCCATGTGTTGATCATCCCCAAAAAGGAGATTGCCACGGTTGACGACGTCGCCGACGAAGACGCCGCCCTGATCGGCCACATGTGGCTCGTCATTCGCAACCTGGCCCGCGACTTGGGCCTGGAAGAAGGCTACCGTGTGATCGTCAATTGCAAAGAAGCTGGAGGCCAGGAAGTGCCGCATTTGCATTATCACTTGCTGGGCGGCCGTCAGATGACCTGGCCGCCAGGTTAA
- a CDS encoding histone deacetylase family protein, whose product MTTLMDPTQTLKVFHSDSFPLPLPSGHRFPIDKYAMLRERLQSGGMKDRLEFCIPSAVTDDELLLVHTNEYLEKLQHGTLSSLEQRRIGFPWSPEMVERSRRSTGGTLGAARAALTEGAGAHLAGGTHHAFADHGQGFCVFNDVAVTVRVLQAEQRIRSAVVIDLDVHQGNGTASIFLADPSVFTFSMHGDKNFPFSKCNGDLDIALPKGTSDSTYLELLSEALARLPLSDVDIAFYLAGADCYEHDRLGTLKLTQAGLLQRDEMVFQACQTHHLPVALAMAGGYADNLEDIATIHCDTTEAMLKSWSPG is encoded by the coding sequence TTGACAACACTCATGGATCCAACCCAGACTCTCAAGGTATTCCATAGTGACAGCTTCCCACTTCCGCTACCCAGTGGCCATCGATTCCCCATCGACAAATACGCCATGCTGCGAGAACGGCTGCAAAGTGGAGGGATGAAAGATCGATTAGAGTTTTGCATCCCTAGCGCGGTTACCGACGATGAACTGTTGTTGGTCCACACCAACGAATATCTTGAAAAGCTTCAACACGGAACGCTTTCCTCGCTTGAGCAGCGACGAATTGGATTTCCCTGGTCGCCAGAAATGGTAGAACGCTCTCGCCGGTCGACCGGTGGAACGCTGGGGGCTGCCAGGGCTGCTCTTACTGAAGGTGCTGGCGCGCACCTGGCCGGTGGCACTCATCACGCTTTTGCCGATCATGGGCAAGGCTTCTGTGTCTTCAACGATGTCGCGGTCACCGTGCGCGTCTTGCAAGCCGAGCAACGGATTCGTTCGGCCGTTGTGATCGATCTTGATGTCCACCAAGGAAACGGCACGGCGTCGATATTCTTGGCAGACCCGAGTGTATTCACTTTTTCAATGCATGGAGACAAGAACTTTCCCTTCTCGAAATGCAACGGTGACCTCGATATTGCCTTGCCCAAAGGAACGTCGGACAGCACCTACTTGGAACTCCTGTCCGAGGCACTCGCCCGTTTGCCTCTCTCGGATGTCGATATCGCCTTTTACCTCGCTGGCGCGGATTGCTACGAGCATGACCGACTTGGGACGCTCAAGCTAACCCAGGCAGGCCTGCTGCAAAGAGACGAAATGGTTTTTCAAGCTTGTCAGACGCATCATTTACCCGTCGCCCTGGCCATGGCCGGCGGCTACGCCGACAACTTGGAAGACATTGCGACTATCCATTGCGACACAACTGAAGCGATGCTGAAGAGTTGGTCGCCAGGCTGA